The following are encoded in a window of Limibacter armeniacum genomic DNA:
- a CDS encoding UDP-N-acetylmuramoyl-L-alanyl-D-glutamate--2,6-diaminopimelate ligase has product MKTLAHILGEYPHEIIKGDSNLQVNNLHIDSRQVKDGDLFIAVKGSEADGHNYIEAALQNGAVAVVCETLPATLHEGIVYIQAANTAKAAGHLASNFYDNPSSKLKLVAITGTNGKTTTVMLMHQLFRKMGYNAGVLSTIENKINEEVIPTKLTTPDAITINRLMAEMVERKCTHCFMEASSHAIVQERIAGLAFDVALFSNISHDHLDYHGTFKDYINAKKQLFDQLSPSAHALVNADDRRSSVMLQNCKAKHHTFALKSMADFKGKLIANTFEGLLMEIDSKEVWFRLIGDFNAYNLLGVYAAAILLGEPSDDVLTVLSEIKPAPGRFDQIVSPNQVRGIVDYAHTPDALENVLSTIQGLRVPGERIITIVGCGGNRDKTKRPVMAKTAANMSDLVFITSDNPRFEKPDDIIDDMMEGISPADTRRVMKITDRKEAIKMACTMAQPNDIILIAGKGHETYQEVEGVRHPFDDRALLKEFLA; this is encoded by the coding sequence ATCAAGACACTTGCACATATACTGGGTGAGTACCCACATGAAATCATCAAAGGAGACAGCAACCTCCAAGTTAACAATCTGCATATTGATTCCCGTCAGGTAAAAGACGGAGACTTATTTATTGCAGTCAAAGGCAGTGAGGCTGACGGACACAATTATATTGAGGCAGCATTGCAGAATGGTGCTGTAGCTGTAGTCTGTGAAACGCTTCCGGCAACCCTGCATGAAGGAATTGTCTATATTCAAGCTGCCAATACAGCAAAAGCAGCAGGGCATTTGGCCTCCAACTTCTATGACAACCCATCTTCAAAACTCAAACTGGTAGCCATTACAGGTACCAATGGTAAAACAACTACGGTCATGCTGATGCACCAGTTGTTTAGAAAAATGGGTTACAATGCAGGTGTACTGTCTACGATTGAAAACAAAATCAACGAAGAGGTTATCCCAACCAAACTGACAACACCTGATGCCATTACAATCAACAGGCTAATGGCTGAAATGGTCGAACGTAAATGCACTCACTGTTTTATGGAAGCCAGCTCACATGCTATTGTACAGGAGCGTATAGCCGGTTTAGCATTTGATGTAGCTTTGTTCTCCAATATCAGCCATGACCACTTGGATTACCATGGCACATTCAAGGATTATATCAATGCCAAAAAGCAGCTTTTTGATCAGCTGTCACCTTCTGCACATGCACTAGTCAATGCAGATGACCGTAGAAGCTCAGTGATGCTTCAAAACTGCAAGGCAAAGCACCATACTTTTGCGCTGAAATCAATGGCTGACTTCAAAGGCAAACTGATTGCCAATACTTTTGAAGGATTGCTGATGGAAATTGACAGCAAAGAGGTTTGGTTCCGACTGATCGGCGACTTCAATGCTTACAACCTATTGGGCGTATACGCTGCTGCCATCCTTTTGGGCGAGCCTTCAGATGACGTATTGACAGTACTTTCTGAAATAAAACCTGCTCCGGGAAGGTTTGACCAAATCGTTTCTCCCAATCAGGTAAGAGGCATTGTTGACTATGCACATACGCCTGATGCCTTGGAAAATGTACTTTCCACAATCCAAGGACTGCGAGTTCCTGGTGAGCGTATTATCACGATTGTAGGCTGTGGCGGAAACAGGGACAAAACCAAAAGACCTGTGATGGCCAAAACGGCTGCCAACATGAGTGACCTTGTATTTATCACTTCAGACAACCCAAGGTTTGAAAAGCCTGACGACATCATTGATGACATGATGGAAGGTATCAGCCCTGCTGATACCCGAAGAGTCATGAAGATTACGGACCGCAAAGAAGCCATCAAGATGGCATGTACTATGGCACAACCCAACGACATAATCCTGATTGCAGGAAAAGGACATGAAACCTATCAGGAAGTTGAGGGCGTAAGACATCCATTTGACGACAGAGCATTACTTAAAGAATTTCTAGCATAA
- the mraY gene encoding phospho-N-acetylmuramoyl-pentapeptide-transferase, protein MLYHLFDYLHTHFDLPGTGLFQYITFRAMLTAVFSVLFATIFGKKIIQMLQKMQMGEIVRDLGLEGQMQKQGTPTMGGLIIIGSIVLPVLLFAKLDNIYILLLVISILWTGAIGFVDDYLKRIKKNKDGLPGRLKIVGQVGLGLIVGLTMLYHEDIVVREFFAHVDKSLPLTALKEGIDFQDVKSLTTTFPFFKNYELDYNSIAPQGWNLLTNMLYVGLVIFIITAISNGANITDGLDGLAAGTSGIISFALAIFAYVSGNLVFADYLNIMYIPNSGEAAIFCTALVGACIGFLWYNSYPAQVFMGDTGSLSLGGVIAVLAIILRKELMLPILCGIFLIENVSVIMQVSYFKYTKKKYGEGRRIFRMAPLHHHYQKSNIPEPKIVARFWIVGLILAILTIATLKIR, encoded by the coding sequence ATGTTGTACCATCTGTTTGACTATTTACATACCCACTTTGATCTGCCCGGAACAGGGCTTTTCCAATACATTACCTTCAGAGCAATGCTCACAGCGGTATTCTCTGTATTGTTTGCGACCATCTTTGGTAAAAAGATTATCCAAATGTTACAGAAAATGCAAATGGGAGAAATCGTGCGTGACCTAGGGCTGGAGGGACAAATGCAAAAGCAAGGAACCCCGACAATGGGTGGCCTGATTATTATCGGGTCAATTGTATTGCCTGTTCTTCTCTTTGCCAAGCTTGACAATATCTACATCCTGTTGCTGGTGATCTCCATTCTTTGGACAGGAGCTATCGGTTTTGTGGATGATTACCTTAAAAGAATCAAGAAAAACAAAGATGGTCTTCCAGGAAGGCTTAAGATTGTAGGACAAGTTGGCTTAGGACTGATTGTCGGTCTGACGATGCTATACCATGAAGATATTGTGGTAAGGGAATTTTTTGCCCACGTTGACAAAAGCCTTCCACTTACAGCTCTGAAAGAAGGGATTGACTTTCAGGATGTCAAATCACTGACCACTACTTTCCCATTCTTCAAGAACTACGAGCTAGACTATAACAGCATTGCACCACAAGGCTGGAACTTACTCACCAATATGCTATATGTTGGGTTGGTTATTTTTATCATTACAGCTATCTCTAATGGCGCCAACATCACAGATGGCTTGGATGGCTTGGCTGCGGGTACATCAGGCATTATCAGCTTTGCCTTGGCAATCTTTGCTTATGTATCAGGTAACTTGGTCTTTGCGGACTACCTCAACATTATGTATATCCCCAATTCGGGTGAAGCAGCCATTTTCTGTACAGCACTGGTCGGAGCCTGTATAGGTTTCCTTTGGTACAACTCCTACCCTGCCCAAGTATTTATGGGTGATACCGGTAGCTTATCATTGGGAGGTGTAATTGCAGTATTGGCCATTATTCTGAGAAAAGAACTGATGCTACCAATTCTTTGCGGTATTTTCCTGATAGAAAACGTTTCTGTTATTATGCAGGTGAGTTACTTCAAGTACACTAAAAAGAAATATGGAGAAGGCCGTCGTATTTTCCGTATGGCACCACTGCATCACCATTATCAGAAAAGCAATATTCCTGAGCCTAAAATCGTTGCCCGATTCTGGATCGTGGGGCTGATTTTGGCCATCCTGACTATTGCAACCTTGAAAATCAGATAA
- the murD gene encoding UDP-N-acetylmuramoyl-L-alanine--D-glutamate ligase: MKKIAILGAGESGTGAALLAKAKGYQVFLSDKGMIAPKYKEVLNAHDIPFEEGQHTEAEILSADEVVKSPGIPDWVPMIKAIREKGIPVSSEIEFASRYTNANLIAITGTNGKTTTSLLTYHLLKENGFNIGLAGNIGDSFALSVLEKAFDWYVLEVSSFQLDDIHEHFSPSIAMVLNITPDHLDRYDNSMELYAKSKFRIAENMEENGLFILNREDEVSIEELSEHEIRPSVAFFSASNYDGDKLNVTFESITYTFDNLPLKGPHNGMNMSAAIMAALKAGISAEGIQQALTTFKNTEHRMEEITTIDEVLFVNDSKATNVDAVRYALDSFDQPIVWIAGGVDKGNEYDQIESLVQKNVKAIVCLGKDNEKIKSAFNKIVKDIQETEDVQEAASIALSKASKGDVVLLSPACASFDLFKNYMDRGDQFRAAVLALRP, from the coding sequence ATGAAAAAAATCGCAATTCTGGGAGCAGGTGAAAGCGGCACAGGAGCTGCATTGCTGGCTAAGGCTAAAGGTTATCAGGTATTCCTTTCTGACAAGGGAATGATAGCGCCCAAATACAAGGAGGTACTTAACGCTCATGACATCCCATTTGAAGAAGGCCAACACACAGAAGCAGAAATTCTTTCTGCTGATGAAGTGGTTAAAAGTCCGGGTATCCCTGATTGGGTTCCGATGATAAAAGCTATCAGGGAAAAAGGCATCCCTGTCAGTTCTGAAATTGAGTTTGCATCACGCTACACCAACGCCAACCTAATTGCGATTACAGGAACGAATGGTAAAACAACCACATCTCTCCTGACTTACCACTTGCTGAAAGAAAATGGTTTCAACATTGGACTTGCCGGCAATATTGGGGACAGTTTTGCGCTATCAGTATTGGAAAAAGCTTTTGACTGGTACGTACTTGAGGTCAGCAGCTTTCAGCTGGATGATATTCATGAACATTTCTCTCCAAGCATTGCCATGGTCCTCAATATCACGCCAGACCATTTGGACCGATATGACAACAGCATGGAACTTTACGCTAAATCCAAATTCAGGATTGCGGAAAATATGGAAGAGAATGGGTTGTTTATTCTTAACAGGGAAGATGAAGTAAGTATAGAAGAGCTTTCAGAACATGAAATCAGACCATCAGTTGCCTTCTTCTCTGCAAGTAACTACGATGGAGATAAACTGAACGTCACCTTTGAGAGCATTACATATACCTTTGACAACCTGCCACTGAAAGGTCCACATAATGGAATGAATATGAGTGCAGCTATTATGGCAGCACTGAAAGCTGGCATTTCAGCAGAAGGCATACAACAAGCGCTTACTACCTTCAAGAATACAGAACACCGAATGGAGGAAATCACCACCATTGATGAAGTGCTATTTGTCAATGACTCCAAAGCTACAAACGTAGATGCAGTCCGTTATGCGCTTGATAGTTTTGATCAACCGATTGTTTGGATTGCAGGTGGTGTAGACAAGGGAAATGAATACGACCAGATTGAATCCCTAGTGCAGAAAAACGTGAAAGCCATTGTTTGTCTTGGCAAAGACAATGAAAAGATAAAATCGGCTTTTAATAAAATAGTCAAGGACATTCAAGAAACGGAAGACGTACAGGAAGCTGCCAGTATTGCTTTAAGCAAAGCTAGTAAAGGCGACGTTGTACTCCTTTCTCCAGCTTGCGCAAGCTTTGACTTATTCAAGAATTATATGGATCGAGGAGATCAGTTTAGAGCGGCAGTACTTGCTTTGAGACCTTGA
- a CDS encoding FtsW/RodA/SpoVE family cell cycle protein produces MNELLKKLEGDRLIWLVVTILSMLSILVVYSAAGSLAYKNVGGNTEHYLIRHATLVGIALIAMYICHKVDYIYYSRLSRYALLISIPMLAFTWFFGSEVNSASRWIEIPFLHYTFQPSDLAKLALITNMASMLWKRQRNIQEFKNSIIPLLIWTGVICGLIGLSDVSTASLLFLTIMLLLFIGRVPVKYLGMLVGIGILAGLFAYHFGQRGDTATSRLSSFIGNSEVPYQAQQSFIAIATGGVTGKGIGQSTQRNFLPHSYSDFIFAIIVEEYGFIGGFGIIILYLIMLYRGMMVAARSREAFGGLLAAGLVFSLILQAFVHMAVVVGLMPLTGLPLPLLSMGGTSLLFTGMGIGIILSVSRGPQNENAYRKPVAVRSKDNQNRPMNVPLG; encoded by the coding sequence ATGAACGAACTACTCAAAAAACTGGAGGGAGACCGACTAATCTGGTTGGTTGTAACCATACTATCAATGCTTAGTATTCTGGTGGTGTACAGTGCTGCCGGTTCATTGGCATACAAAAACGTAGGAGGAAATACAGAGCATTACCTGATCAGGCATGCCACATTGGTAGGCATAGCCTTGATTGCCATGTATATTTGCCATAAGGTAGACTATATTTACTACTCAAGGCTTTCAAGGTATGCATTGCTCATTTCCATTCCAATGCTGGCTTTTACATGGTTCTTCGGATCTGAGGTAAACTCTGCTTCCCGATGGATTGAAATACCATTTTTACATTACACTTTTCAGCCTTCTGACTTAGCCAAGCTAGCCCTGATCACCAATATGGCCAGTATGCTTTGGAAACGTCAGCGAAATATTCAGGAGTTCAAGAACTCTATTATTCCCTTGCTGATCTGGACAGGGGTCATCTGTGGACTTATCGGGTTGAGTGACGTTTCTACAGCCTCCTTACTTTTCCTGACCATCATGCTGTTGCTTTTCATTGGACGTGTTCCTGTTAAGTACTTAGGTATGCTTGTTGGAATCGGAATCTTGGCAGGTCTTTTTGCCTATCATTTTGGTCAACGTGGAGACACCGCCACCAGCCGACTCAGTTCATTTATTGGCAACTCAGAAGTCCCTTATCAGGCACAACAATCATTTATTGCGATTGCCACTGGAGGCGTTACGGGTAAAGGCATTGGCCAGAGTACACAAAGGAACTTCCTACCTCACTCCTATTCAGACTTTATCTTTGCCATTATTGTAGAAGAGTATGGATTTATTGGTGGTTTTGGCATCATTATCCTGTATCTTATCATGCTATACAGAGGCATGATGGTAGCAGCCCGAAGCAGGGAAGCTTTTGGAGGTCTACTGGCTGCTGGTCTTGTTTTTAGCTTGATATTGCAGGCATTTGTCCATATGGCCGTTGTGGTAGGGTTAATGCCACTGACAGGTCTTCCGTTACCGCTACTAAGTATGGGTGGTACCTCTTTACTATTTACAGGGATGGGCATTGGAATTATCCTCAGTGTGAGTCGAGGCCCTCAAAATGAAAATGCTTACCGCAAACCTGTAGCGGTAAGGTCAAAGGACAATCAGAACAGGCCCATGAATGTCCCTTTGGGATAA
- the murG gene encoding undecaprenyldiphospho-muramoylpentapeptide beta-N-acetylglucosaminyltransferase: protein MSKKVIISGGGTGGHVYPAIAIADAIKEIAPDTDILFVGAEGKMEMEKVPEAGYPIEGLWISGIQRKLTLQNLMFPFKLLSSMMKANKIVKEFKPDVVVGVGGYASGPIMKAANGKGIPTVIQEQNGYAGLTNKLLADKAKKVCVAYPDMEKYFPKDKIIFTGNPVRKDIIKLEHLREEAMQHFGLSTEKKTVLVIGGSLGALTINESIANSVEELLDKGYQLIWQTGKFYFERFETAFKDVDNAGLKIMPFIRRMDYAYACADVVVSRAGALSISELCLAGKPSILVPSPNVAEDHQTKNALALAKENAAIMVKDVDAREQLKEILINLLGDTTKQSELNGAILKLGKPTAAIDIAKEVLKF from the coding sequence ATGAGCAAAAAAGTAATTATCAGTGGCGGAGGTACCGGCGGACACGTTTACCCAGCCATTGCCATCGCAGATGCTATCAAGGAAATTGCTCCTGACACAGACATCCTATTTGTAGGTGCTGAAGGCAAGATGGAAATGGAAAAAGTGCCCGAAGCCGGTTATCCAATTGAAGGACTTTGGATCAGCGGTATCCAAAGGAAACTCACGCTTCAAAACCTGATGTTCCCATTCAAGTTGCTTTCAAGTATGATGAAAGCCAACAAGATCGTAAAGGAGTTCAAACCGGATGTGGTCGTAGGAGTTGGCGGATATGCAAGCGGTCCTATCATGAAAGCCGCTAATGGCAAAGGTATCCCGACTGTTATACAGGAACAGAATGGCTATGCAGGCCTGACCAACAAGCTGTTGGCTGACAAAGCAAAGAAAGTTTGTGTCGCTTACCCTGATATGGAAAAATACTTCCCTAAGGATAAAATCATCTTTACGGGCAACCCAGTACGCAAGGATATCATCAAATTGGAGCACCTTCGTGAGGAAGCCATGCAACACTTTGGATTATCTACAGAAAAGAAAACAGTACTGGTAATAGGTGGCAGCTTAGGAGCCTTGACCATCAATGAAAGTATTGCCAACAGTGTAGAGGAATTACTTGACAAGGGTTATCAGCTTATCTGGCAAACGGGTAAGTTCTATTTTGAGCGCTTTGAGACTGCATTCAAGGATGTAGATAACGCTGGTCTGAAGATCATGCCGTTTATTCGCCGAATGGATTACGCTTATGCCTGTGCAGATGTAGTGGTTTCAAGAGCTGGCGCACTTTCTATTTCAGAGCTTTGTCTAGCAGGTAAACCGTCTATTCTGGTTCCTTCTCCAAATGTGGCAGAAGACCACCAAACCAAAAATGCATTGGCTTTGGCTAAAGAAAATGCCGCAATCATGGTGAAAGATGTGGACGCCAGAGAACAATTGAAAGAGATACTTATCAATTTGCTTGGAGACACCACAAAGCAATCGGAGCTGAATGGAGCTATCCTAAAACTTGGAAAACCTACAGCAGCCATTGACATTGCCAAAGAAGTATTGAAGTTTTAA
- the murC gene encoding UDP-N-acetylmuramate--L-alanine ligase, producing MISISIEHIRYVYFVGIGGIGMSAIARWFNTNGKTVAGYDRTPTPLTKALEKEGIAIHFEDDVNKIPEAFLQTPQEEVLCVYTPAIPKHHQELNFLQDKGYNLLKRSEVLGIITKAHFCIGVAGTHGKTTTSSLLAHMLTHAGKNCTGFLGGIATNYNSNLVLAPNPEEPQLVVVEADEFDRSFLRLHPNISIVTNAEADHLDIYGNEDAVKDSFNAYIRKLDPEEGQLFFQHKVMLAAIEEIKQAYPYGIDNGAIQAKNIRISDHCFVFNLQLPDRQIKDIPIMVPGFHNVENAVAAASVCWQLGLTDEQIRDGIASYKGVKRRFEYIVQQEGKVYIDDYAHHPTELEAFIQSAKALYPEEKLTVIFQPHLYSRTRDFADGFAKSLSLADKVLLMEIYPARELPIEGVSASMIFEQVSTEKEMVTEDNLLDKVKADASGIIATVGAGNIDRFVPQLKALFEQNA from the coding sequence ATGATAAGCATAAGCATTGAGCATATCAGGTATGTATACTTTGTTGGAATAGGTGGTATTGGCATGAGTGCCATAGCCCGATGGTTCAACACAAACGGAAAGACAGTTGCAGGTTATGACCGTACACCTACTCCTTTAACCAAGGCGTTGGAAAAGGAAGGTATTGCTATTCATTTCGAAGACGATGTGAACAAGATTCCTGAGGCATTTCTTCAGACTCCACAAGAGGAAGTGCTTTGCGTTTACACACCTGCAATCCCGAAACACCATCAGGAGCTTAACTTCCTACAAGACAAAGGGTACAACTTACTGAAAAGGTCAGAAGTATTGGGCATTATCACCAAGGCTCACTTCTGTATTGGGGTTGCTGGAACACATGGCAAGACAACGACTTCATCGCTGCTTGCACACATGTTGACACATGCAGGGAAAAATTGCACAGGGTTCTTGGGAGGTATTGCCACCAACTATAACTCAAACCTGGTTCTGGCACCAAATCCTGAGGAACCACAACTGGTTGTTGTGGAAGCTGATGAGTTTGACCGTTCGTTCCTTCGCTTACATCCAAACATCTCGATTGTCACAAATGCAGAAGCAGACCATCTAGATATATATGGGAATGAAGATGCTGTAAAAGATTCCTTCAATGCTTATATCAGAAAACTAGATCCTGAAGAAGGGCAGTTGTTTTTCCAACATAAGGTAATGCTGGCTGCAATAGAGGAAATAAAGCAAGCATACCCGTATGGTATTGACAATGGAGCAATACAAGCTAAAAATATCCGCATCAGTGACCATTGTTTTGTCTTTAACTTACAGCTACCAGACCGTCAGATCAAAGATATTCCAATCATGGTTCCAGGTTTCCATAATGTAGAAAATGCCGTAGCTGCGGCTTCAGTCTGTTGGCAACTTGGACTTACTGATGAACAGATCAGAGATGGTATAGCTTCTTATAAAGGCGTGAAAAGGCGATTTGAATATATCGTTCAGCAAGAAGGCAAAGTTTATATTGATGACTATGCACACCACCCTACAGAGTTGGAAGCATTTATCCAATCTGCCAAGGCACTATACCCTGAGGAAAAGCTTACAGTAATTTTCCAGCCACACCTGTATTCACGAACCAGGGATTTTGCAGATGGTTTTGCCAAAAGCCTCTCCTTGGCTGACAAGGTATTACTGATGGAAATTTACCCTGCAAGGGAACTCCCAATTGAAGGAGTATCCGCCTCCATGATCTTTGAGCAGGTAAGTACTGAAAAGGAAATGGTTACGGAAGATAACCTACTGGATAAAGTAAAAGCAGATGCTTCAGGTATTATTGCAACAGTCGGTGCAGGCAATATCGACCGATTTGTTCCACAACTGAAAGCATTATTTGAACAGAATGCCTAA
- a CDS encoding cell division protein FtsQ/DivIB, producing the protein MKTGFKFKINTGIALLLVLCLIVLLGAYSLISHKQTDISEFVININNKYESNFINDTEIRDLINKIGVERNGESEESPSLKEIEQKLEAVDFIKKAEVSKDIQGNMIIDVYQDRPIARIIAGNGQSAYINQERKLLDLSNKYTARVLLVTGSGASKLFKKGYFDTEEGQHLFDMISFLGQDKFWQAQLTQLDLNSQMEITAYTQVGKEVIEMGTAEGFRRKLGKLRVFYNEIIPKMGWNYYNTIKLQYKDQIVCK; encoded by the coding sequence ATGAAAACAGGCTTCAAATTCAAAATCAATACTGGCATTGCCTTGCTGCTTGTCCTTTGCCTCATCGTATTGTTGGGTGCGTACTCACTGATCAGCCACAAACAAACTGATATCAGTGAATTTGTGATCAATATCAACAACAAGTACGAATCCAACTTTATCAATGATACAGAGATCCGTGACCTTATCAACAAGATTGGCGTAGAAAGAAACGGGGAAAGCGAGGAAAGCCCTTCCCTAAAAGAAATTGAGCAAAAGCTAGAAGCGGTTGATTTCATCAAGAAAGCTGAGGTCTCTAAGGATATACAAGGAAACATGATTATAGATGTATATCAAGACAGGCCTATAGCCCGAATTATTGCAGGTAACGGACAATCTGCCTACATTAATCAGGAACGGAAGTTATTGGATCTTTCTAATAAATACACGGCACGGGTATTGCTAGTTACAGGTTCAGGAGCCAGCAAATTATTCAAGAAAGGTTATTTTGATACAGAAGAGGGGCAGCATCTTTTTGATATGATCTCCTTTTTGGGACAAGATAAATTCTGGCAGGCGCAGCTCACGCAACTTGACCTTAACAGCCAAATGGAAATCACAGCCTACACACAAGTAGGTAAAGAAGTAATAGAAATGGGGACTGCTGAAGGGTTTCGAAGAAAACTTGGTAAGCTTCGTGTATTTTACAATGAAATCATTCCTAAGATGGGTTGGAATTACTACAACACCATTAAATTACAGTATAAAGACCAAATAGTTTGTAAATAA
- the ftsA gene encoding cell division protein FtsA, whose protein sequence is MVDDKIIVGLDIGTTKVCAVVGRLNAYGKLEILGLGSAASEGVKDGVVSNISRTTIAIEEAIKDAEKNSQIEINVVNVGIAGKHIRSSVQHGSITRLSKDDEISIEDVNRLSNDMYRIVTDPGTEIIHVVPQHYTVDNEEDIKDPVGMAGIKLEAEFNLITASSNAIKNIKRCVERTSLEIDELILEPIASSLAVLSEEEKEAGVAIVDIGGGTTDIAIFYDGILRHSAVIPFGGDIITSDIKQGCAVMQHQAELLKVKFGKSLPDEASESEVVSIPGIRNRPAKEISIKNLSYIIEARMEEIVELIMAEIERSGYRNRLAGGVVLTGGGALLKNLKQLVEYKTGLDARIGYPNEYLGKCKSEEVKSPKYSTAVGLVLAGFKPLDGREDDRPGQLKDANLQDAKISDTSAHAGNNFFSSMLRKAKDLLIDDFDDQGSY, encoded by the coding sequence ATGGTTGATGATAAAATTATAGTAGGTCTGGACATCGGAACTACCAAAGTATGTGCGGTGGTAGGTAGACTGAACGCATACGGAAAACTGGAAATCCTTGGATTGGGCAGTGCTGCATCAGAAGGGGTAAAAGACGGAGTCGTAAGCAATATCAGCCGTACAACTATCGCGATCGAAGAAGCTATTAAAGACGCTGAAAAGAATTCTCAAATTGAAATAAACGTTGTCAATGTTGGTATTGCGGGAAAACATATCCGCTCTTCTGTTCAGCACGGAAGTATTACCCGACTAAGTAAAGATGATGAGATCAGTATTGAAGATGTAAACCGCCTGTCCAATGACATGTACAGAATTGTCACGGATCCAGGTACGGAGATCATCCACGTAGTGCCTCAACATTACACGGTTGACAACGAAGAAGATATTAAAGATCCTGTTGGTATGGCAGGTATCAAGCTGGAAGCTGAGTTCAATCTGATCACAGCTAGCTCAAATGCCATCAAGAACATCAAGCGTTGTGTGGAACGTACAAGCCTTGAAATTGATGAGCTTATTTTGGAGCCTATTGCTTCAAGCCTTGCCGTACTGAGTGAAGAGGAAAAGGAAGCAGGTGTAGCCATTGTAGACATTGGAGGCGGTACGACAGACATTGCCATCTTCTATGACGGTATTCTGCGTCACTCCGCAGTGATTCCATTTGGTGGTGATATCATTACTTCAGATATCAAGCAGGGCTGTGCTGTAATGCAGCATCAGGCTGAACTGCTGAAAGTGAAGTTTGGTAAATCACTTCCTGATGAAGCTTCAGAGTCAGAAGTCGTTTCGATTCCGGGCATCCGTAACAGGCCTGCCAAAGAAATTTCGATCAAGAACCTGTCATATATCATTGAAGCCCGCATGGAAGAAATCGTGGAGCTGATTATGGCTGAGATCGAACGTTCTGGTTATAGAAACAGATTGGCTGGAGGTGTCGTGCTTACAGGTGGAGGAGCTTTGCTCAAGAACCTGAAACAACTGGTTGAATACAAAACTGGTCTTGATGCACGTATTGGCTATCCAAACGAATACCTTGGCAAGTGTAAGAGTGAAGAGGTGAAAAGCCCTAAATACTCCACAGCTGTAGGATTGGTATTGGCTGGTTTCAAGCCATTGGACGGACGAGAAGACGATCGTCCTGGGCAATTGAAAGACGCCAACCTACAGGATGCTAAAATCTCTGACACTTCTGCTCACGCCGGAAACAACTTCTTCTCCAGCATGCTCCGCAAAGCGAAGGACTTGCTGATTGATGATTTTGACGATCAGGGAAGTTATTAA